Proteins from a genomic interval of Deltaproteobacteria bacterium:
- a CDS encoding class I SAM-dependent methyltransferase, whose product MNNLWETLKKYPQIPSFALWRAVELRILQPLINEFKNPILDAGCGDGSFGLLFFKHIKQIDLGIDIDIDMLEMAKTVPIYEKVELINACSMTLKDNSFKTVFSNCVFEHIPCYTDALKEVYRILQPEGRFILTVPSENYHKFLYHYKLYMQMNREDKAREYIKHTDDRHQHYYYMPPEKWKELLKSTGFKDIEINYYLPEETLSKWDRIEEFYTRELFTMLRSYKMRALSLTPSFILRIIWYFYLNHYYKAEVMPGHKGGALLIKCTK is encoded by the coding sequence ATGAATAATCTATGGGAAACACTTAAAAAATATCCACAAATACCTTCTTTTGCTTTGTGGAGAGCTGTCGAATTAAGGATTTTACAGCCTCTAATAAATGAATTTAAAAATCCAATACTTGATGCCGGATGTGGTGACGGTTCTTTTGGCCTTTTATTTTTTAAACATATAAAACAAATAGATCTCGGTATCGACATTGATATTGATATGTTAGAGATGGCAAAGACGGTTCCGATATATGAAAAGGTAGAATTAATAAACGCATGCAGTATGACATTAAAAGATAACAGTTTCAAAACGGTTTTCAGCAATTGTGTATTTGAACATATCCCATGTTACACCGATGCACTAAAAGAAGTTTATAGAATTTTACAGCCGGAAGGCAGGTTTATTCTTACCGTTCCAAGCGAGAACTATCATAAATTCCTTTATCATTATAAACTCTATATGCAAATGAATCGTGAAGACAAAGCCCGGGAATATATAAAACACACCGATGATAGGCACCAACATTATTACTATATGCCGCCGGAGAAGTGGAAAGAATTGTTAAAATCAACCGGATTTAAAGATATAGAAATAAATTATTATCTGCCGGAAGAAACTCTATCCAAATGGGACAGGATAGAAGAATTCTATACGAGAGAACTCTTCACGATGCTGAGATCCTATAAAATGAGGGCATTGTCTTTGACCCCTTCGTTTATTTTAAGAATAATTTGGTATTTTTATTTAAATCACTATTACAAAGCCGAAGTGATGCCGGGCCATAAAGGTGGAGCGCTATTGATAAAATGTACGAAATAA
- a CDS encoding glycosyltransferase family 4 protein: MKIAVFHNLPSGGAKRALYEFLKELKKRGHTIDAFLPQTANEQFLPLDDAVNKKQIYSVKTFMPRINLKGFRTLYFLEQSIIAQARCQRLIANDINNGGYDLVFANHSVPTQSPFILKYLKIPSVYYIQEPIRWAYEHPVKDIDKVIKRSALKMLYERALVKYLLKPLDESNIAYSTVLLVNSYYSHESIMKAYGLNSYVSYLGVNTEIFKHNHNTPRENIILSVGRLIQQKGFRFIIKAMAKVANKINKPKLIIIGDDNSYSEQNILTSLASENDIDIEIKIGITDTELVKYYNKALLVVYAPYLEPFGLVTLESMACGTPVIGVKEGGVREAIENGITGLLVERDVNEFAGAIEYLLHNKDKRDKMGNNAIESVKEKWTWQKAADNLISHFESTLKQPG, from the coding sequence ATGAAGATTGCTGTTTTCCACAATTTACCTTCGGGAGGGGCAAAGAGGGCTCTCTATGAATTTTTAAAAGAGCTGAAAAAAAGAGGACATACAATAGACGCTTTTTTACCACAAACAGCCAATGAACAATTTCTGCCGCTTGATGATGCCGTTAATAAAAAACAGATATACTCTGTAAAAACATTCATGCCCCGTATAAATCTGAAGGGCTTCAGAACATTATATTTTCTTGAGCAGTCTATCATAGCCCAGGCAAGATGTCAGAGGTTGATTGCAAACGATATAAATAATGGTGGCTACGACCTCGTTTTTGCCAATCATTCTGTCCCAACACAAAGTCCGTTTATACTGAAGTATCTTAAAATACCTTCTGTTTATTATATCCAGGAGCCAATCAGGTGGGCGTACGAACATCCAGTAAAAGATATCGATAAAGTGATTAAAAGATCCGCATTAAAGATGTTATATGAACGTGCATTGGTAAAATATTTATTAAAGCCTCTCGATGAATCAAATATTGCATACTCAACGGTCTTGCTTGTTAACTCTTATTATTCTCATGAATCCATTATGAAGGCTTATGGGTTGAATTCTTATGTATCTTATCTCGGCGTGAATACTGAAATATTCAAACACAATCATAATACCCCCAGGGAAAATATCATACTCTCAGTCGGACGGCTTATCCAGCAAAAAGGATTCAGATTCATAATAAAAGCAATGGCAAAAGTAGCGAATAAAATAAATAAACCGAAGCTTATTATAATAGGTGATGATAATTCTTACAGCGAACAGAACATCTTAACATCTCTTGCAAGTGAAAACGACATTGATATTGAAATAAAAATCGGGATAACAGATACAGAACTTGTAAAATACTATAATAAAGCCCTCTTAGTTGTTTATGCACCTTATTTAGAGCCGTTCGGTTTGGTAACATTGGAGTCAATGGCATGCGGCACCCCTGTTATTGGTGTCAAGGAAGGCGGGGTAAGAGAGGCTATAGAAAACGGTATAACAGGTTTGCTTGTAGAAAGAGATGTAAATGAGTTTGCAGGGGCTATTGAATATCTCTTACACAATAAAGATAAAAGGGATAAAATGGGCAATAATGCCATTGAATCTGTAAAAGAAAAATGGACATGGCAGAAGGCAGCGGATAATTTGATTTCGCATTTTGAATCCACATTAAAGCAGCCTGGATAA